The proteins below are encoded in one region of Micromonospora sp. DSM 45708:
- a CDS encoding choice-of-anchor J domain-containing protein, which translates to MARSRIAGTAAIALVLPFLGVLPATAASAAPAQAAPAQAVPGKAKPATDDTRELTRKDFTLDGKPVKTPARYQKRAQARSAAPAAGPTPQVGTVRQWLGMDDFQGSYYRKDYTLRGVGDNVEVWVANDISFPADDCRNQIPTSTQITDAQVQSFVHEFDTNMYPKETVAFSRPPDRDGSNALLGPDAQGNGGDYTGGGNKTVTLIDNVRDDNYYEFPAAPTYIAGFFSAQLNELFDRNVMTVDAFDWLHRTGANPPDEPTGDLCTSRPARPFSYEGTFAHEWQHLAHYYSDPFETTWMNEGLSDFAQTLTGYVDTKATVFDRGADSHLYCQQGFGTVQTPYNANPRDCGGPENSLNLWGESPNPNAVLADYGNAYAFIQFLYDRYGNDIVHRLHNDADLQGLASLDAALKAEGAKNMYQVIHDYQTMTLVDKIVGESRTGIMLGVPKSRVTTKSLRSTVNLANPAAYATPGAAPNGADYVPLAKADGTLLRGRDLRSLSFQGAKTLPSLPLAWTVVTTDPDRAGNPVLFSGNADNTDAAAVTPVTVPTADPTLRFLAKYGAEVGFDYGYVVVSTDGGATYTAVAGDRTTDGPLGPALNGTTDGFEPHSFDLSAYAGKNILLGFRYVSDGGVNEGGLLVDDITLGGTTVSDGSSLAAFDSPTEIKPIAVHNWNVRLIGLDEKHSLAWQFEFDGKSSLTLNRAQLALLALFPKVVAVVAYDEPTEQVQQYAPYTLTVNGVTQKGGASS; encoded by the coding sequence ATGGCACGCAGCCGGATCGCCGGTACCGCAGCCATCGCACTCGTCCTACCGTTCCTCGGCGTCCTGCCCGCGACGGCCGCGTCGGCCGCGCCCGCCCAGGCCGCACCCGCCCAGGCCGTACCCGGCAAGGCCAAGCCGGCCACCGACGACACCCGCGAGCTGACCCGCAAGGACTTCACGCTCGACGGCAAGCCGGTCAAGACCCCGGCCCGCTACCAGAAGCGCGCCCAGGCCCGCTCGGCCGCCCCGGCGGCGGGCCCGACCCCGCAGGTCGGCACCGTCCGGCAGTGGCTCGGCATGGACGACTTCCAGGGCAGCTACTACCGCAAGGACTACACGCTGCGCGGCGTCGGCGACAACGTCGAGGTGTGGGTCGCCAACGACATCTCGTTCCCGGCCGACGACTGCCGCAACCAGATCCCCACGTCGACGCAGATCACCGACGCGCAGGTGCAGAGCTTCGTGCACGAGTTCGACACGAACATGTACCCGAAGGAGACGGTGGCGTTCAGCCGGCCGCCGGACCGCGACGGCAGCAACGCGTTGCTCGGCCCGGACGCCCAGGGCAACGGCGGCGACTACACCGGCGGCGGCAACAAGACGGTCACCCTGATCGACAACGTCCGGGACGACAACTACTACGAGTTCCCGGCCGCGCCGACCTACATCGCCGGCTTCTTCTCGGCGCAGCTCAACGAGCTGTTCGACCGCAACGTGATGACCGTCGACGCGTTCGACTGGCTGCACCGCACCGGCGCGAACCCGCCGGACGAGCCGACCGGCGACCTGTGCACCAGCCGTCCGGCCCGCCCGTTCAGCTACGAGGGCACGTTCGCCCACGAGTGGCAGCACCTGGCGCACTACTACAGCGACCCGTTCGAGACGACCTGGATGAACGAGGGCCTGTCCGACTTCGCGCAGACGCTCACCGGGTACGTGGACACGAAGGCCACCGTCTTCGACCGGGGCGCGGACAGCCACCTCTACTGCCAGCAGGGCTTCGGCACGGTGCAGACGCCGTACAACGCGAACCCGCGCGACTGCGGCGGCCCGGAGAACTCGCTGAACCTGTGGGGCGAGAGCCCGAACCCGAACGCGGTGCTCGCCGACTACGGCAACGCGTACGCGTTCATCCAGTTCCTGTACGACCGCTACGGCAACGACATCGTGCACCGGCTGCACAACGACGCCGACCTCCAGGGGCTGGCCAGCCTGGACGCGGCGCTCAAGGCCGAGGGCGCGAAGAACATGTACCAGGTGATCCACGACTACCAGACCATGACGCTGGTCGACAAGATCGTCGGGGAGTCGCGGACCGGCATCATGCTCGGCGTACCGAAGAGCCGGGTGACCACGAAGAGCCTCCGCTCCACCGTCAACCTGGCCAACCCGGCCGCGTACGCCACGCCCGGCGCGGCGCCCAACGGCGCCGACTACGTCCCGCTGGCGAAGGCCGACGGCACCCTGCTGCGCGGCCGTGACCTGCGGTCGCTGTCGTTCCAGGGCGCGAAGACGCTGCCGTCGCTGCCGCTGGCCTGGACCGTCGTCACCACCGACCCGGACCGCGCCGGCAACCCGGTGCTGTTCTCCGGCAACGCCGACAACACCGACGCCGCCGCGGTCACCCCGGTCACCGTGCCGACCGCCGACCCGACGCTGCGCTTCCTCGCCAAGTACGGCGCGGAGGTCGGCTTCGACTACGGCTACGTGGTCGTCTCCACCGACGGCGGCGCCACCTACACGGCGGTCGCCGGCGACCGGACCACCGACGGCCCGCTCGGCCCGGCGCTCAACGGCACCACCGACGGCTTCGAGCCGCACAGCTTCGACCTGTCCGCGTACGCCGGCAAGAACATCCTGCTCGGCTTCCGCTACGTCAGCGACGGCGGCGTCAACGAGGGCGGCCTGCTCGTCGACGACATCACGCTCGGCGGCACCACGGTCAGCGACGGCAGCAGCCTCGCCGCGTTCGACTCGCCCACCGAGATCAAGCCGATCGCCGTGCACAACTGGAACGTGCGGCTCATCGGCCTGGACGAGAAGCACTCGCTGGCCTGGCAGTTCGAGTTCGACGGAAAGTCGAGCCTGACGCTCAACCGGGCGCAGCTCGCGCTGCTCGCACTCTTCCCGAAGGTGGTCGCCGTGGTCGCCTACGACGAGCCCACCGAGCAGGTCCAGCAGTACGCCCCGTACACGCTCACGGTGAACGGGGTGACCCAGAAGGGCGGCGCGTCCTCCTGA
- a CDS encoding ferredoxin reductase domain-containing protein: MTDEALRFWAAVEARCPGLLPERDAALLHASLLRLLNGGGDDRAARLALLRVLGGAYRSLGWRPWHAAAIGGALLAAPGVRWWRAWRLVERTAARLGDGPAWWPVEVVDHDRAAEGVATMTVRPWRRLPHRPGQAVPVCTPRHPGRWRWLSPANAPRPDGTVEFHVRAVGSVSSSLVHRVRVGEPLHLGAPADSGLELADGDDDLLLVAGGTGLAPLRALVEHVAATPAGRRVTLIVGARTFADVYDAIALDKLQQAQDWLTIVPAFSDDPEAEPGEQGTAIGLAIHHHRPGQHVYACGPPAMLAAARRWLPIAGVPADRLHLPTLGQR, translated from the coding sequence GTGACCGACGAGGCCCTCAGGTTCTGGGCGGCGGTGGAGGCTCGCTGTCCGGGGTTACTGCCGGAGCGGGACGCGGCGCTGCTGCACGCCTCCCTGCTGCGCCTGCTGAACGGTGGCGGTGACGACCGGGCCGCGCGGCTGGCGTTGCTGCGGGTGCTGGGTGGCGCGTACCGGAGTCTGGGGTGGCGGCCCTGGCACGCGGCGGCGATCGGCGGCGCGCTGCTGGCCGCGCCGGGCGTGCGGTGGTGGCGGGCGTGGCGGCTGGTCGAGCGGACCGCGGCCCGGCTGGGCGACGGGCCGGCCTGGTGGCCGGTCGAGGTGGTCGACCACGACCGCGCCGCCGAGGGCGTCGCGACAATGACGGTACGACCGTGGCGGCGGCTGCCCCACCGACCCGGTCAGGCGGTCCCGGTGTGCACGCCCCGCCACCCGGGACGGTGGCGGTGGCTGTCCCCGGCCAACGCGCCCCGCCCGGACGGCACCGTCGAGTTCCACGTACGCGCCGTCGGGTCCGTCTCCAGCAGCCTGGTCCATCGGGTACGCGTCGGCGAGCCGCTCCACCTCGGCGCGCCGGCCGACTCCGGGCTGGAGCTGGCCGACGGGGACGACGATCTGCTGCTGGTGGCCGGCGGCACCGGCCTGGCGCCGCTGCGCGCCCTGGTGGAGCACGTTGCCGCCACACCGGCCGGCCGGCGGGTGACGCTGATCGTCGGCGCGCGCACGTTCGCCGACGTGTACGACGCGATCGCGTTGGACAAGCTGCAACAGGCCCAGGACTGGCTGACCATCGTGCCGGCGTTCTCCGACGACCCGGAGGCCGAGCCGGGTGAGCAGGGCACCGCGATCGGCCTGGCGATCCACCATCACCGGCCCGGCCAGCACGTGTACGCGTGCGGGCCGCCCGCCATGCTCGCCGCCGCCCGCCGCTGGCTGCCCATCGCCGGCGTCCCCGCCGACCGCCTGCACCTGCCGACGCTCGGGCAGCGGTGA
- a CDS encoding AAA family ATPase — protein sequence MQVVESVLRDVREGSHRGVVVDSPPGAGKSTLVVRAADELAVTGDPLMIVAQTNEQVDDLIDRLARRAPELRIGRLSAADYRPSERVTGHGTVRVAAKVADLGGPAVTIGTAAKWATVPEGSWPWAIVDEAYQMRADALLRVAGRFERALFVGDPGQLDPFSAVETTRWTGLTWDPMQSAVATLLRHNPELPVHRLPVSWRLPASAAPVVSAAFYPFTGFRAGTGPADRALAFTEAGPGDGYDASVELAAATGWALHELPARHTVRTDAEAAAACAELALRVLRRGAVAVSEAAPGGAPVTADRIAVGAAHRDQAAAIRARLGAAGAGITVDTANRLQGREYDVTIVLHPLSGRRDATAFHLESGRLCVLASRHRHACVVVARAGIGELLDAYPSTERVHLDVPVKFPDGWEANQTVLTHLDAHRA from the coding sequence TTGCAGGTCGTCGAGAGTGTGCTGCGTGATGTGCGCGAGGGGAGCCACCGGGGCGTGGTCGTCGACTCGCCGCCCGGGGCGGGGAAGTCCACGCTGGTGGTCCGCGCGGCCGACGAACTGGCCGTCACCGGGGACCCGCTGATGATCGTGGCGCAGACCAACGAGCAGGTGGACGATCTCATCGACCGGCTCGCCCGCCGGGCGCCCGAGCTGCGGATCGGTCGGCTCTCCGCAGCCGACTACCGGCCCAGCGAGCGGGTGACGGGCCACGGGACGGTCCGGGTCGCGGCGAAGGTCGCCGACCTCGGCGGCCCGGCCGTCACCATCGGTACGGCGGCCAAGTGGGCCACCGTGCCCGAGGGTTCCTGGCCGTGGGCGATCGTGGACGAGGCGTACCAGATGCGGGCGGACGCGCTGCTGCGCGTGGCCGGGCGGTTCGAGCGGGCGCTGTTCGTCGGCGACCCCGGGCAGCTCGACCCGTTCTCCGCCGTCGAGACGACCCGTTGGACCGGCCTGACCTGGGATCCGATGCAGTCGGCGGTGGCCACGCTGCTGCGGCACAACCCGGAGCTGCCGGTGCACCGGCTGCCGGTGTCGTGGCGGCTGCCCGCTTCCGCCGCGCCGGTGGTGTCCGCCGCGTTCTACCCGTTCACCGGGTTCCGCGCCGGCACCGGCCCGGCCGACCGGGCGTTGGCGTTCACCGAGGCCGGTCCGGGCGACGGCTACGACGCCTCGGTCGAGCTGGCCGCCGCGACCGGGTGGGCGTTGCACGAGCTGCCGGCGCGGCACACCGTGCGTACCGATGCCGAGGCCGCCGCGGCCTGCGCGGAGCTGGCGCTGCGGGTGTTGCGGCGCGGCGCGGTAGCGGTCAGCGAGGCGGCGCCCGGCGGCGCGCCGGTGACCGCGGACCGGATCGCCGTCGGGGCCGCGCACCGTGACCAGGCCGCGGCCATCCGGGCCCGGCTGGGCGCGGCCGGCGCGGGCATCACGGTGGACACCGCCAACCGGCTCCAGGGCCGGGAGTACGACGTGACGATCGTGCTGCACCCGCTCTCCGGCCGGCGCGACGCGACCGCGTTCCACCTGGAGTCGGGGCGGCTCTGCGTGCTGGCGTCCCGGCACCGGCACGCCTGCGTGGTGGTGGCCCGGGCCGGCATCGGCGAGCTGCTCGACGCGTACCCGTCGACCGAGCGGGTGCACCTGGACGTGCCGGTGAAGTTCCCGGACGGGTGGGAGGCCAACCAGACCGTGCTCACCCACCTCGACGCGCACCGGGCCTGA
- a CDS encoding DUF6879 family protein: MSLPEYEADFYATVETVDGVILKTERAQTFREPGSPSWEAFAAGRWDEALRIAAQPNPDLAQFFARLGGQGSGLHRLRIVELPLTPYLIWELNFLRFRAEAGEQIRVLDADAVTESEQEHGRVPELMVAGSRAVYDVRYDETGLPVGAAKVVEPRVVEGCKSQILAMLDQAEPFESFFRREVDGRKPSTAHL, from the coding sequence ATGAGCCTCCCCGAGTACGAGGCCGACTTCTACGCCACGGTGGAGACCGTGGACGGGGTGATCCTGAAGACCGAACGGGCCCAGACGTTCCGTGAGCCGGGCAGCCCCAGTTGGGAGGCGTTCGCAGCCGGTCGATGGGATGAAGCGCTGCGGATCGCCGCCCAGCCGAATCCCGACCTGGCTCAGTTCTTCGCCCGCCTCGGCGGACAGGGCTCTGGTCTGCACCGCCTGCGGATCGTGGAGCTTCCTCTCACGCCGTACCTGATCTGGGAGCTGAACTTCCTCCGCTTCCGCGCCGAGGCGGGGGAGCAGATCCGCGTGCTCGACGCGGATGCCGTTACAGAGTCGGAGCAGGAGCACGGCCGGGTTCCCGAGCTGATGGTGGCCGGCAGCCGGGCCGTCTACGACGTCCGGTACGACGAGACGGGGCTTCCGGTCGGCGCGGCCAAGGTCGTCGAACCCCGAGTCGTCGAGGGCTGCAAGTCCCAGATTCTGGCGATGCTCGATCAGGCCGAGCCGTTCGAGTCGTTCTTCCGTCGGGAGGTCGACGGCCGAAAACCCTCCACCGCCCACCTGTAG
- a CDS encoding GNAT family N-acetyltransferase, which translates to MLGHLVDVYLDAHADDGPRYTAERYEQQLAAHMPRQGWTVVTASIGDGLVGYIYGFPLDADTRWWEGIEGPVPDGFTEENGRRTFGVAELLVRRAWQRRGIARALHDELLSDRREERATLLVRPDNAAAQHAYDSWGWQMAGRLRPTRHDAPLFDVRTKSIVPSIA; encoded by the coding sequence ATGCTGGGCCATCTCGTGGACGTGTATCTCGACGCACACGCCGACGACGGACCGCGCTACACGGCCGAGCGGTACGAGCAGCAGCTCGCGGCGCACATGCCCCGCCAGGGATGGACGGTGGTGACGGCGTCGATCGGTGACGGGTTGGTGGGGTACATCTACGGGTTCCCGCTGGACGCGGACACCCGGTGGTGGGAGGGGATCGAAGGGCCGGTGCCGGACGGCTTCACGGAGGAGAACGGTCGCCGGACGTTCGGCGTCGCCGAGTTGCTGGTGCGACGCGCCTGGCAGCGCCGGGGGATCGCGCGCGCCCTGCACGACGAGCTGCTGAGCGACCGTCGAGAAGAACGCGCCACGTTGCTCGTCCGGCCGGACAACGCTGCCGCCCAGCATGCGTACGACTCCTGGGGATGGCAGATGGCCGGGCGGCTCAGACCCACCCGGCACGACGCGCCGTTGTTCGATGTCCGCACGAAATCAATCGTGCCGAGCATCGCTTAG
- a CDS encoding DUF6403 family protein translates to MTLSVLAWLGGALVAVAAGFLATVLPRRRERDRGRRVAWSSARAAIHDATVSRDATTTPVPEADRLLARAELLAAARGGGADAAREATAHARRADELWRAGR, encoded by the coding sequence ATGACCTTGAGCGTGCTGGCCTGGCTGGGCGGGGCCCTGGTGGCGGTGGCTGCCGGGTTCCTCGCCACGGTGCTGCCCCGGCGCCGCGAGCGTGACCGGGGCCGGCGGGTCGCCTGGTCGTCGGCACGGGCGGCGATCCACGACGCCACCGTCAGCCGGGACGCGACCACCACGCCGGTGCCCGAGGCGGACCGGTTGCTGGCCCGCGCCGAGTTGCTCGCCGCCGCGCGCGGCGGCGGCGCGGACGCGGCCCGGGAGGCGACCGCGCACGCGCGTCGCGCCGACGAGCTGTGGCGGGCCGGCCGATGA
- a CDS encoding DUF6082 family protein, protein MPRLRMVTGLARRSAAPTALLLAVLAVLAAVLLTPIGLLWIGDRPGYDWPLLGNVGQAYGAASAILAALALIGVVASLIVQAREAKAAREQTLRALHTDLLKMAIDDPGLLECWGPIEESTDLRWFRKHVYSNLIVTHWQLMWEVDALSEPHLEVLADQFFKGTAGRRFWAEARGPRMKAETSRRARRFTLVMDRRYQMAVATGPAADAARAVPEPSEPEPHRPAVYLVRGAVLGGGAVFAAHYLLRRLTARRGSR, encoded by the coding sequence GTGCCCCGACTGCGGATGGTCACCGGCCTGGCCCGTCGATCGGCGGCGCCAACCGCGCTGCTGCTCGCGGTGCTCGCCGTTCTCGCCGCCGTGCTCCTCACGCCGATTGGCCTGCTCTGGATCGGTGACCGTCCCGGCTACGACTGGCCGCTGCTCGGCAACGTCGGCCAGGCCTATGGTGCCGCCTCCGCCATCCTCGCCGCGCTTGCGCTGATCGGCGTGGTCGCCTCCTTGATCGTGCAGGCGCGGGAGGCCAAGGCGGCGCGCGAGCAGACGCTTCGCGCCCTCCACACGGACCTGCTCAAGATGGCCATCGACGACCCCGGGCTGCTGGAGTGCTGGGGCCCGATCGAGGAGTCGACGGATCTGCGCTGGTTCCGCAAGCACGTCTACAGCAATCTGATCGTCACCCACTGGCAGCTCATGTGGGAGGTCGACGCGCTCAGCGAACCCCACCTGGAGGTGCTGGCCGACCAGTTCTTCAAGGGCACCGCCGGGCGGCGCTTCTGGGCGGAGGCGAGGGGCCCGCGCATGAAGGCCGAGACGTCGCGTCGGGCCCGCCGCTTCACTCTGGTCATGGACCGGCGCTACCAGATGGCCGTCGCGACGGGCCCGGCAGCCGACGCGGCGCGTGCCGTGCCGGAGCCGAGCGAGCCGGAGCCGCACCGTCCCGCTGTCTACCTCGTGAGAGGTGCCGTACTCGGCGGGGGAGCGGTATTCGCCGCTCACTACCTGCTGCGGCGGCTCACCGCTCGTCGGGGTTCGCGGTAG
- a CDS encoding GIY-YIG nuclease family protein, which translates to MPHTEDPLAGFTPARAYTKDVVADAPAAPGVHLVLDGGVVAYVGHTGNLRARLRQHLTGNRDSSVLHDQVGQLLDTPGRAATRDDIAGWLGRCEVRWQETDNPEGTKEALVLALRPRFNRRVPRSR; encoded by the coding sequence ATGCCGCACACCGAAGACCCGCTGGCCGGGTTCACGCCGGCCCGGGCGTACACCAAGGATGTCGTCGCCGACGCGCCCGCCGCCCCCGGCGTGCACCTGGTGCTCGACGGCGGTGTGGTCGCCTACGTCGGCCACACCGGCAACCTGCGCGCCCGGCTGCGACAGCACCTCACCGGCAACCGCGACTCGTCGGTGCTGCACGACCAGGTCGGCCAGCTCCTCGACACACCGGGCCGCGCCGCGACCCGCGACGACATCGCCGGGTGGCTGGGGCGGTGCGAGGTCCGCTGGCAGGAGACCGACAACCCCGAGGGTACGAAGGAAGCGCTGGTGCTGGCGCTGCGTCCCCGCTTCAACCGTCGGGTGCCACGCTCTCGCTGA
- a CDS encoding helix-turn-helix domain-containing protein, with the protein MTHANCPRCGGRLARDNDSGRCAPCQAAERDRLSAPPVVPESFWEHEPVRQALTSRHLGTVIRAYRHHPYHGRNPLPQSVVSGWLGITQAQLSRIENGPALVHLDRLAHWASMLGIPPTRLWFALPGQPAPTLVSGACVEEGGPTKRRQFHALAALAGIQASTGLDLLTVSTEPPPSLGMEQVRYAASLVDQFRSADAAVGADALCDIAMQVHQRLSAWAEHADYSRSVGEALQSALAHLAIQAAWLAIDADRRAEARPYLNEAIARARIADDARVEVRALACMSLLLREDRPVEALHCAEAALRTAAGWTTPRLTTLLHLRSAHAHAILRDTFGFEREMTNARRAFEGGSHEDDLPFISFVTEHEVTAITGLSYLALDRPERAASCFRAITASPADAYRRNRVYSTAQLARASGRQGDVPGAARAALAVLPELQAVRSGRTLRVLAEVRSSLDAHRAVPEARQFIDVYEGTMA; encoded by the coding sequence GTGACACACGCGAACTGTCCCCGCTGCGGCGGACGCCTGGCGCGCGACAACGACAGCGGCCGGTGCGCGCCGTGCCAGGCGGCCGAGCGGGACCGACTGAGCGCGCCGCCGGTGGTGCCGGAGTCGTTCTGGGAACACGAGCCGGTGCGGCAGGCGCTCACGTCGCGGCACCTGGGGACGGTCATCCGCGCGTACCGGCACCACCCGTACCACGGTCGGAATCCGCTGCCGCAGAGCGTCGTCTCGGGATGGCTGGGGATCACGCAGGCCCAGTTGAGCCGGATCGAGAACGGACCGGCGCTGGTGCACCTGGACCGGCTGGCGCACTGGGCCTCGATGCTGGGAATCCCGCCGACACGTCTCTGGTTCGCTCTACCCGGCCAGCCGGCACCCACACTGGTGTCCGGCGCATGCGTCGAAGAAGGTGGTCCTACGAAACGCCGTCAATTCCACGCGCTGGCCGCGCTGGCCGGCATCCAGGCCAGCACCGGCCTTGACCTGCTGACGGTGAGCACCGAGCCACCGCCGAGCCTCGGCATGGAACAGGTGCGGTACGCGGCCTCGCTCGTGGACCAGTTCCGCTCCGCGGATGCCGCCGTGGGCGCGGACGCGCTCTGCGACATCGCCATGCAGGTACACCAGCGACTGTCCGCCTGGGCAGAGCACGCCGATTACAGCCGGTCGGTGGGCGAGGCGCTGCAAAGCGCGCTGGCGCATCTGGCGATCCAGGCAGCCTGGTTAGCCATCGACGCGGACCGCCGCGCCGAGGCGAGGCCCTACCTGAACGAGGCCATCGCGCGGGCGCGCATCGCCGACGATGCCCGTGTCGAGGTGCGTGCCCTTGCCTGCATGTCCCTGCTGCTCCGCGAGGACCGGCCGGTCGAAGCGTTGCACTGCGCCGAGGCGGCATTGCGAACGGCCGCCGGCTGGACCACACCGCGCCTGACCACTCTGCTTCACCTTCGTTCTGCTCACGCCCACGCCATCCTCCGGGACACGTTCGGATTCGAGCGGGAGATGACCAACGCACGCCGGGCATTCGAAGGGGGCAGCCACGAGGACGACCTGCCCTTCATCTCGTTCGTGACCGAGCACGAGGTCACGGCCATCACCGGGCTCTCATATCTTGCCCTCGACCGGCCGGAACGGGCCGCGTCCTGTTTTCGGGCGATCACCGCCAGCCCGGCCGATGCGTACCGGCGCAACCGGGTCTACTCCACGGCACAGCTCGCCCGCGCTTCGGGACGGCAGGGTGATGTGCCCGGCGCGGCCCGCGCCGCGTTGGCAGTGCTGCCTGAGCTTCAGGCCGTGCGTTCAGGGCGGACGCTACGCGTGCTCGCCGAGGTGCGGTCCAGCCTCGACGCGCACCGCGCGGTGCCGGAAGCCCGCCAGTTCATCGACGTCTACGAAGGGACGATGGCCTGA
- a CDS encoding flavoprotein — protein MSDAPVLHLVVCAAPPAQRIGELADLLAADGWRVCLIATPVAGSWLDRDALAAQTGHPVRVEWRRPGDPEPHPPADAAAVVPATFNTLNKWAAGASDTLALGILNELLGTGLPIHVFPRVNAALSAHPAYEPNLRRLREAGVVVHDGDVLRSPDEMTPSRWAAVVDALRAARPATANPDER, from the coding sequence ATGAGTGACGCGCCGGTGCTCCACCTCGTCGTCTGCGCCGCTCCCCCGGCCCAACGGATCGGCGAACTCGCCGACCTGCTGGCCGCCGACGGTTGGCGGGTCTGCCTGATCGCCACCCCGGTCGCGGGGAGCTGGCTCGACCGCGACGCGCTCGCCGCGCAGACCGGTCATCCGGTACGCGTCGAGTGGCGCCGCCCCGGTGACCCCGAGCCGCACCCGCCCGCCGACGCCGCCGCGGTCGTGCCGGCCACGTTCAACACGCTGAACAAGTGGGCGGCCGGCGCGAGCGACACGTTGGCGCTGGGCATCCTCAACGAGTTGCTCGGCACCGGGCTGCCGATCCACGTCTTCCCCCGGGTCAACGCCGCGCTGTCGGCGCATCCCGCCTATGAGCCGAACCTGCGGCGGTTGCGGGAGGCGGGGGTGGTGGTGCACGACGGGGACGTGCTGCGGTCACCGGACGAGATGACGCCGAGCCGGTGGGCGGCCGTGGTCGACGCGCTGCGCGCGGCCCGCCCCGCTACCGCGAACCCCGACGAGCGGTGA
- a CDS encoding S-4TM family putative pore-forming effector, which yields MTDRTDSLLRRQVDPTMMSLLRAMSVCHSRAQRLDALRTSVSVVIAGAGATVAFTGVSATAVTALGALWAVVNALGLASWSRGQLRRAATIQEMFDVDLFRLRWNEVAAGDRVAAHEISRLDRAFRGTERYLRDYYEIPELPAPYDVLACQQQSLGWGARLRRRYAYTVLVAVATWAVIGVGYGVLAGLTVAHLLLAWFVPSLGALLLGVEIYRGQREIAVERDRAMTIVEGHIASAVRDPAADAGDLLTVARQVQDLLFHTRCTQPRVPNWFFRRFHAADRVDFQSTMAGLGQALHTPSPAARLDG from the coding sequence GTGACGGACCGGACTGATTCCCTGCTCAGGCGTCAGGTCGACCCGACCATGATGTCGCTGCTGCGGGCCATGTCCGTCTGCCACTCCCGCGCCCAACGCCTCGACGCGCTACGGACATCGGTCTCCGTCGTGATCGCCGGCGCCGGTGCGACGGTCGCGTTCACCGGCGTGTCGGCCACCGCCGTCACCGCGCTCGGCGCGCTCTGGGCCGTGGTCAACGCGCTCGGGCTCGCCTCCTGGTCACGCGGGCAGCTCCGGCGGGCCGCCACCATCCAGGAGATGTTCGACGTCGACCTGTTCCGCCTGCGCTGGAACGAGGTCGCGGCCGGTGACCGGGTCGCCGCGCACGAGATCAGCCGACTCGACCGCGCGTTCCGGGGCACCGAGCGCTACCTGCGCGACTACTACGAGATCCCGGAACTGCCCGCGCCCTACGACGTCCTCGCCTGCCAGCAGCAGAGCCTCGGCTGGGGCGCCCGGCTGCGCCGCCGCTACGCGTACACCGTGCTCGTCGCGGTGGCGACCTGGGCGGTGATCGGCGTCGGCTACGGAGTGCTCGCCGGCCTGACCGTGGCACACCTGCTGCTCGCCTGGTTCGTGCCGTCGCTCGGCGCGCTGCTGCTCGGCGTCGAGATCTACCGGGGGCAGCGCGAGATCGCGGTCGAACGCGACCGGGCCATGACCATCGTCGAGGGTCACATCGCCTCGGCCGTCCGCGACCCGGCCGCTGACGCCGGTGACCTGCTCACCGTGGCCCGCCAGGTGCAGGATCTGCTCTTCCACACCCGCTGCACCCAGCCCCGCGTGCCGAACTGGTTCTTCCGGCGGTTCCACGCCGCGGACCGGGTCGACTTCCAGTCCACGATGGCCGGTCTCGGCCAGGCGCTGCACACACCGTCGCCGGCGGCGCGGCTCGACGGGTGA
- a CDS encoding class IV adenylate cyclase, with amino-acid sequence MRRRRHRGDGIREIEVKYRVAEPDALIRALAARGVAFSAASRQDDQAYAANDWDYGQSKQGRTFARLRTQDGRHLFCVKTPLDNELACQEHETEVLGRSEMHAAILAMGFHPTVRIAKNRRTARLGDMVLCLDEVDGLGAFFEIEAMVGDGRPAPQVQAELDGFARSLGVELERSTAQPTTR; translated from the coding sequence CTGCGGCGTCGGCGGCATCGGGGCGACGGCATCCGGGAGATCGAGGTCAAGTACCGGGTCGCGGAGCCCGACGCCCTGATCCGGGCGCTGGCCGCCAGGGGAGTCGCCTTCTCGGCAGCATCACGCCAGGACGACCAGGCCTACGCTGCCAACGACTGGGACTACGGGCAGAGCAAACAGGGCAGAACCTTCGCCCGGCTGCGCACCCAGGACGGTCGGCATCTGTTCTGCGTCAAGACACCGCTCGACAACGAGCTGGCCTGCCAGGAACACGAAACCGAGGTGCTCGGCCGCAGCGAGATGCACGCGGCGATCCTGGCGATGGGCTTCCACCCGACGGTACGGATCGCGAAGAACCGTCGCACCGCCCGACTCGGTGACATGGTGCTCTGCCTCGACGAGGTGGACGGGCTCGGTGCCTTCTTCGAGATCGAGGCGATGGTCGGTGACGGTCGGCCGGCGCCGCAGGTGCAGGCGGAGCTGGATGGGTTCGCCCGCTCGCTGGGGGTCGAGCTGGAACGCAGCACGGCACAACCTACGACTCGCTGA